In Vigna unguiculata cultivar IT97K-499-35 chromosome 3, ASM411807v1, whole genome shotgun sequence, a single genomic region encodes these proteins:
- the LOC114177181 gene encoding protein RALF-like 32, with amino-acid sequence MASKPSTIVRLCFFYFVFFSFMRFSSCTVLSFTTHVSSCNGSIAECNQEDELLMESEISRRFLEQKKYISNGALQRDKPVCNGGGSGEAYSNSGGCLPPPSNPHNRGCSKYYRCRSDS; translated from the coding sequence ATGGCCTCAAAACCATCCACCATTGTTAGACTTTGTTTCTTCTACTTCGTGTTCTTCAGCTTTATGCGTTTCAGCAGCTGCACTGTGCTCTCATTCACCACTCATGTAAGCTCATGCAATGGTTCCATAGCCGAATGCAATCAAGAAGATGAACTGCTGATGGAGTCAGAAATAAGCCGAAGGTTCCTGGAGCAGAAGAAATACATTTCCAATGGAGCTTTACAGAGAGATAAACCAGTTTGTAATGGTGGTGGCTCTGGTGAAGCTTATAGTAACAGTGGAGGGTGTCTTCCTCCACCTTCAAATCCTCATAATAGAGGCTGCTCTAAGTACTATCGTTGTAGGTCTGATTCTTGA